One region of Oryza glaberrima chromosome 7, OglaRS2, whole genome shotgun sequence genomic DNA includes:
- the LOC127779672 gene encoding aquaporin PIP2-4: protein MRKEVDVSTLEAGGARDYIDPPPAPLVDVDELGKWSLYRALIAEFVATLLFLYVTVATVIGYKHQTDAAVNGADAACGGVGVLGIAWAFGGMIFILVYCTAGVSGGHINPAVTLGLFLARKVSLVRALLYMAVQCLGAICGVALVKGFQSSLYDRYGGGANELAAGYSTGTGLAAEIIGTFVLVYTVFSATDPKRNARDSHVPVLAPLPIGFAVFMVHLATIPITGTGINPARSLGAAVIYNNNKAWNDQWIFWVGPFIGAAIAALYHQIILRASARGYGSFRSNA, encoded by the exons ATGCGCAAGGAGGTGGACGTGTCCACTctcgaggccggcggcgcccgggACTACAtcgacccgccgccggcgccgctcgtcGATGTCGACGAGCTGGGCAAGTGGTCGCTGTACCGCGCGCTGATCGCCGAGTTCGTCGCCACGCTGCTCTTCCTCTACGTCACGGTGGCCACGGTGATCGGGTACAAGCACCAGACGGACGCCGCCGTGaacggcgccgacgcggcgtgcggcggcgtgggcgtccTCGGCATCGCGTGGGCGTTCGGCGGCATGATCTTCATCCTCGTCTACTGCACCGCCGGCGTCTCCGGCGGGCACATCAACCCGGCGGTGACGCTCGGCCTCTTCCTGGCGCGGAAGGTGTCCCTGGTGCGCGCCCTCCTGTACATGGCGGTGCAGTGCCTCGGCGCCATCTGCGGCGTCGCGCTCGTCAAGGGGTTCCAGAGCTCGCTCTACGACaggtacggcggcggcgccaacgagctcgccgccggctactCCACCGgcaccggcctcgccgccgagaTCATCGGCACCTTCGTGCTCGTGTACACCGTTTTCTCCGCCACCGACCCAAAACGCAACGCCCGCGACTCCCATGTTCCG GTGTTGGCTCCGCTGCCAATCGGGTTCGCGGTGTTCATGGTGCACCTGGCGACGATCCCGATCACCGGCACCGGCATCAACCCGGCCAGgagcctcggcgccgccgtgatctacaacaacaacaaggcCTGGAATGATCAG TGGATCTTCTGGGTCGGGCCGTTCATCGGCGCGGCGATCGCGGCGCTGTACCACCAGATCATCCTCCGTGCCAGTGCCAGGGGCTACGGCTCCTTCCGGAGCAACGCGTAG